Genomic segment of Coffea arabica cultivar ET-39 chromosome 1e, Coffea Arabica ET-39 HiFi, whole genome shotgun sequence:
GAAGCTCATATGTCCAGAGCAAGCAGACGAAAGAACGCTACAGGGAAGAGACTTACATTAACGAGGGACAATCAGTCACGTCCCCTTCGTCAATGCTCTTCTCCAAGCCTTCACTTTCACCTGCTTCTTGCTTAGACTGCTTCTCTTCAACAAATCCTTTCCCAGTGTGTGCAACCTCAACCATACAAACATCTCCGGCAGGGATATTTTCTGGTGCTTCAGCACAAACATGATAGTCCTTCAATACATCAACCTGAAGCTCATCACTACTCTGTTCATCCTCTGGCACACACTTAACTTTGATTTCGCCTTTTTTCTCTTCTTGAACTCTAATTTCTGTAATGCTATCCTCATTCTTACAGACTTCATCCTTCCCATCCAGAATAAAATGTTCCTTGACTTTTGCATCCATGCCTCCTTCCACATTTACTTCTACCATTTCCTCATTATTGTCCTCAAGTGAATGTGCTCCACCACGGCTCTCACTCTCATTCTCAGACGAATTCTCTACCACCTCCTCATTAATATCTTCACTACGACTCTGTCTCTCCAAACATTGCAACCTCCTCCTCAGATCCCCCAGCTCGCCCTCCATCAGAAACAGCCTCTCCTTCAAAATTAAATTCTCTTCTTCAAGTTGTGCTATGTGGGTATCCTGATCATCCACCCGGTTCCCCAAAACATTATTATATTCCACCCCACCAGCAGTCCCATAATTTGGATAAATCATCTCAAACCGGCTCAAATCATGATCCAACCTCCTTTCTACCTCCACATGCTCCTCCACATCACTCTCACTGGAtcctccctcctcctcctcctcctcctcatgtCCCTCACCCTCGTGCCCTGGAGACCTAAGCCTAATCAGACCCTTCATGGATCCATAGCCATCAACACCCCATTCCTCCTTGGCCATGTCAACCAAGACCTCCCTTGAAGGTGAAAATATTGGAGTAGGCAGAACAGCTGGAGTTACAGGGCATGGTGAAACCAATTCTGCAATTCCTCCACTCTTTTTTGCACGAATTATGTAGGATGTTGTGTTCCTTGGAGCAAATTTACCCCTATTGTAACTATTCTTGTTGTTATTGTAGTTATAATACTTCTTGGGAAAAAACTTCCGGGCCTTCACCCTATTCTGATGCTGCAAATCCTTCAAATTAGGAGGCTGATATCCACCACCGACATTTCCAGGAACACTACCAAGAATACCCCCAACACCACTACTACTACCACCAACCATTGACAGAGGGTTATCCATTCTCCTACCCGAATCCTTTCTCTTGTCAGGTTTATTCACCTTTTTCCCCTTCCAATTATTCCGCGGCCCAAACGGATGCTTAGACTGACCCTTATTCCCAGAAACAAACCCAACACCTTGAGTTTTCATAGaattagggttagggttttggaATTTCAGCTGAAGATCCATGGGCTGCGTATGTGGGCCCCACATTCCATAGCTCCGATTCATCATCGGCTGCTGCTGTTGTTGAGGTGGATTCATGAGCATCTGTGAATGTGACCGAAAATTTTGAGACCTTCTACTAAAACCACTAGCACAATTCCTCCTTACAAATCGATCATGGGACTTTCGTGGTAATCTACGGGAATTAAATCTCAATGCTGATGAAAACATTACCTGCGGCGCTTGTGATTGCTGCGGATTCATCAGTTGCGGCGGCGGTGCACTCATCATCGGTGGCGGTGGATTCACCATCTGCTGCTGATTCATTATCGATCCTtgctcattcattttttttaaaccaaaaattttctatAACAAAAATATCCAAACAAAAGCACAACCAAAAACGAACTAAAGATCGAAAATTAACCGTTTGAATTGCGAAATTCGAAATTAATTtggaagattttttttaaaaaaaaaaacagaaacttGGGGCAAAAACGAAAAACTCCGGCACAAACCAACGAACAACTTAAATTGACAGATTAAAATCGTAATATCCTTCTCTGCTCTCGTGCAAATCAAGGAACTTTTCCCAAACTATTTtacttaaaattttgaaattttcttgtttctctCTCTGGAATTTTCGCTGGGTTTTTAGATTTGCTTAGTTTCTATCTCTAAAAGTTTCGATTTCTTCTTCGATAGGCGCTTTTGTGGTGGCGATTTGCTGGGGAAGAGGGGTTATTTATAGGCGGTGAAAAGGATCATTGGACGGTTAAGATGTAAGGATTCGGAATGAACGGTTGAGATTGAAAGGACGCGTGGTATCCAAGCAAAGTTTCCGGGTGGCATTTGGAAAAGGTATCGGATTAGGTTCGGGAATTGGAACCGCCCTCCGAATTCCGCAGTATTTACGTAAGGGCCATTcttttggttcttttttttgGATGTATTCTTAAGGGTTAATCACAAAAACTCCCCTAAGGAATAGCCACATTTACACTTCAGCCCCTGACGTTATTTCTTTTTCACTTTATCCTCTAAACTGTTAGTCAACTCTAATATTGTGTAATAGTGGTGTCAAAAAAACATTTATACCCTAAGAGTTAACTATAGTAAATTCCCTTATAAGTATaggtttttggcattttatcccCCAATATcttttttatcaatttatttgtttgttacTAATGGTTTTTGggacaaataaacaaattaaaagaaaaatgatattaGAGGATAAAATGCAAAATGGTTATACCTTAATGGGATTTATTCTAATTAACCCTTAGGTGTATCAATGTTTATTTGATATTTCTGTTATGCAATGTTAAAGTTGACTAACAGTTTAAAGGGTaatatgagaaaaaaaattcattaagGGGTAAAGTGTAAAGCTGATTAAACCTTAGGAGGAGCTTTCGTAATTAACCCTATTCTTAACACTTTCCAAAGGTAAATAATAAAGAAGGAAATACTCTTACACttctggaaaagaaagaaagaaagaaaacgaaaCAACTAAGAAAAAGTGAAAGATGGATAATACTAGTAGAAGTAGATTTTTCACTCTTTTAAATTGCGTGATAATTGTTAAGTCTTTTAGGTCATCAACACTTGCAAAATGTATGTATGCAAATATTTAGTAGTACGTGTTTTGAGAAGTTCATTTCAAAAACTTCATATATCAAAGACAAATCAATGGTGCCTTTGATAAaggatttttgttaattttggatATCAAATTCCCACACAAAACCCGTTATTTATCTATAAAATGAAGAGAGGACGATGAAACACACCGTTATTTATCAATTGAGAAATTGGTGGAGAGATCTTATAAAGTAAGAAGAAACTATGTAGTGCACTTCCATCATCCTAATGTTTGTGTGGCTAGATATAAAATTCATTggttaaataaataataatcttGTCCAACCAATCATTCAAATCAGTTAAAGCGAGATTCAAGTTTCTAAAGTTTCCTCTAAGCTCTCACTTCCAAGTTCCAACTATTTATGAAGCTATCACGTTGATTTAGTCCAATTCATATTCAGAAAAGTTTGCAGAAACAAGCAACAGCTTTATTCTATTAAACTATACAAAAGGAATAATCTTTTGGAGTAAAAAGGAATGAGTTTTACCAATTAAAGACACCCAAGATTCCAAGAAGTTCAGAAATGTGCATAGCCACAGGCACAGGGCACATCAATACTTAAAATTTCGCAAAACGGAAAGAATGCATTATCGTGAGTTCTTGACTTCTtgtaagaaaaaaagaaagcaggCATTATCGTACCGTATAAGGTACTGGTAAACTATGTACCCATGTCAAGGTGAGGCAAAATTTACActgtatttaataatttaatttaatacttaaAATTAATTGAgtcagatcttaacatattcaaaaatatatttgataatttaattcaATACGTAAAATTAAttgattcagatcttaacatattaaaaataaataataagttattcacttatcatttgTATTTGATAAGAGA
This window contains:
- the LOC113699048 gene encoding uncharacterized protein isoform X2, which codes for MNEQGSIMNQQQMVNPPPPMMSAPPPQLMNPQQSQAPQMLMNPPQQQQQPMMNRSYGMWGPHTQPMDLQLKFQNPNPNSMKTQGVGFVSGNKGQSKHPFGPRNNWKGKKVNKPDKRKDSGRRMDNPLSMVGGSSSGVGGILGSVPGNVGGGYQPPNLKDLQHQNRVKARKFFPKKYYNYNNNKNSYNRGKFAPRNTTSYIIRAKKSGGIAELVSPCPVTPAVLPTPIFSPSREVLVDMAKEEWGVDGYGSMKGLIRLRSPGHEGEGHEEEEEEEGGSSESDVEEHVEVERRLDHDLSRFEMIYPNYGTAGGVEYNNVLGNRVDDQDTHIAQLEEENLILKERLFLMEGELGDLRRRLQCLERQSRSEDINEEVVENSSENESESRGGAHSLEDNNEEMVEVNVEGGMDAKVKEHFILDGKDEVCKNEDSITEIRVQEEKKGEIKVKCVPEDEQSSDELQVDVLKDYHVCAEAPENIPAGDVCMVEVAHTGKGFVEEKQSKQEAGESEGLEKSIDEGDVTDCPSLIIELEEGSNCQQY
- the LOC113699048 gene encoding uncharacterized protein isoform X1, which codes for MNEQGSIMNQQQMVNPPPPMMSAPPPQLMNPQQSQAPQMLMNPPQQQQQPMMNRSYGMWGPHTQPMDLQLKFQNPNPNSMKTQGVGFVSGNKGQSKHPFGPRNNWKGKKVNKPDKRKDSGRRMDNPLSMVGGSSSGVGGILGSVPGNVGGGYQPPNLKDLQHQNRVKARKFFPKKYYNYNNNKNSYNRGKFAPRNTTSYIIRAKKSGGIAELVSPCPVTPAVLPTPIFSPSREVLVDMAKEEWGVDGYGSMKGLIRLRSPGHEGEGHEEEEEEEGGSSESDVEEHVEVERRLDHDLSRFEMIYPNYGTAGGVEYNNVLGNRVDDQDTHIAQLEEENLILKERLFLMEGELGDLRRRLQCLERQSRSEDINEEVVENSSENESESRGGAHSLEDNNEEMVEVNVEGGMDAKVKEHFILDGKDEVCKNEDSITEIRVQEEKKGEIKVKCVPEDEQSSDELQVDVLKDYHVCAEAPENIPAGDVCMVEVAHTGKGFVEEKQSKQEAGESEGLEKSIDEGDVTDCPSLIQDNSFRWQLNVIWN
- the LOC113699048 gene encoding uncharacterized protein isoform X3; the encoded protein is MNEQGSIMNQQQMVNPPPPMMSAPPPQLMNPQQSQAPQMLMNPPQQQQQPMMNRSYGMWGPHTQPMDLQLKFQNPNPNSMKTQGVGFVSGNKGQSKHPFGPRNNWKGKKVNKPDKRKDSGRRMDNPLSMVGGSSSGVGGILGSVPGNVGGGYQPPNLKDLQHQNRVKARKFFPKKYYNYNNNKNSYNRGKFAPRNTTSYIIRAKKSGGIAELVSPCPVTPAVLPTPIFSPSREVLVDMAKEEWGVDGYGSMKGLIRLRSPGHEGEGHEEEEEEEGGSSESDVEEHVEVERRLDHDLSRFEMIYPNYGTAGGVEYNNVLGNRVDDQDTHIAQLEEENLILKERLFLMEGELGDLRRRLQCLERQSRSEDINEEVVENSSENESESRGGAHSLEDNNEEMVEVNVEGGMDAKVKEHFILDGKDEVCKNEDSITEIRVQEEKKGEIKVKCVPEDEQSSDELQVDVLKDYHVCAEAPENIPAGDVCMVEVAHTGKGFVEEKQSKQEAGESEGLEKSIDEGDVTDCPSLIKDRIILSDGS